The Marinitoga sp. 38H-ov sequence TTGTTTTTGAAAAAGAAGTTGAAAGAATTGTTGTCGCAGCTCCTTCTATATCAGATTATATTGTAAAACTTGGTGCTAAAGATAGGGTTGTCGGAGTTACGGATTATGATAATTACATTACTGACGTTGAAAGAATAGGAAAAATGGTGCCTTTAAATGTGGAAAAAATTATTTCTTTAAATCCTGATGTTGTATTATTAACAGGAGGATTCCAAGAAGGTGAAGTTTCTAAATTAGAAAAATTTGGAATAAAATCATTTGTTGTTAACCCTACCAATTTAAATGAAGTATTTAGAGATTTATCTCTTATTGGAGTAATATTAGGAAAAGAAAAAACAGCTCAAGATTACGCACAAAAATTAAGAGCTAGAATGTTAAATATTGCAAAAAATGCATTTTCTTGGAATGATAAACCAAAAGTTTTATATTTAATGGCATATGGAAGCGTTTCTCAAATGTGGACAAGTGGTACAGGTTCTTTTTTAAATGAAATTATTATATATGCAGGTGGAGTTAATGTTGCTGCTCCGTATTCCGGTAATAATGGTTGGTTTTCTGTAGGTCCTGAATTTGTAATTAAAGAAAACCCAGATATTATATTGGTTCCAGGATATTATCCAGGTGACAAAGGAGCATATGATTTAATAATGAATGCGGAACAATTTAAAGATATAAATGCTGTAAAAAACAAAAAAGTATTTATTATTGATGGCAACAAAGCATCTCTATCAAATACAGAATTAATAGATTTATTAGGAGAGATTAATCAGCTCTTCAGTGAAAATAAATGAAAAAATTAATTTCGGGGAATTTTTCCCCGATTTTTTCCCTTATTATCGGAATTATTTTAATTATTTTATCTATAATATTATTCACATCATTAGGTACAGTAAAAATACCTTTTAATGAGGTTATACTCTCATTTTTAAATAAATCTGATAATGTATTATACAATAGGATAATATTTAACATTAGACTACCAAGAGTTATTGGAACTATACTAATAGGCGCTATTCTTGCAATAGCTGGTAATGATTTTCAAATGATTATTAAAAATCCTCTTGCAGATCCGTTTATTATAGGTATCTCGTCTGGT is a genomic window containing:
- a CDS encoding ABC transporter substrate-binding protein, producing the protein MKKVILAVLLVFSLSLFAFQPITLVDDLGRVVVFEKEVERIVVAAPSISDYIVKLGAKDRVVGVTDYDNYITDVERIGKMVPLNVEKIISLNPDVVLLTGGFQEGEVSKLEKFGIKSFVVNPTNLNEVFRDLSLIGVILGKEKTAQDYAQKLRARMLNIAKNAFSWNDKPKVLYLMAYGSVSQMWTSGTGSFLNEIIIYAGGVNVAAPYSGNNGWFSVGPEFVIKENPDIILVPGYYPGDKGAYDLIMNAEQFKDINAVKNKKVFIIDGNKASLSNTELIDLLGEINQLFSENK